The Acinonyx jubatus isolate Ajub_Pintada_27869175 chromosome D1, VMU_Ajub_asm_v1.0, whole genome shotgun sequence genome includes a window with the following:
- the LOC106983952 gene encoding protein NPAT isoform X2, giving the protein MLLPSDIARLVLGYLQQENLTSTCQTFILESSNLKEYAEHCTDEGFIPACLLSLFGKNLTTILNEYVAMKAKETSNDVPAIMSSLWKKLDHTLSQIRSMQSSPGFVASQRVRTRSGIAEIKRQRKLASQAAPVNSELLTLAYLSGQCPATTPSTATQLVRSAGQITAPVRSNFVVVNHSQSQDTVATGESLSIIPGPQERKTQASVMSPARRKSESQKKSNTLSGPHSTIRNFQDPNAFAVEKQMVIENAREKILSNKSLQEKLAENINKFLTSDSNIAQIPKQTESNPTEPETSIDELLGLQSEIHMSEEAIQDILEQTESDPAFQALFDLFDYGKSKNNKQISQGICSPHLDTNPSVVLADETNLAVKGSFESEQSGDQSGQPPFCTSYQNEDTSNALKNGSNHDELRPEAQEHFPQIGSSVQKKAFKTGVPNEQKCNLDISFESVPHLNDFNQRVNSDAECNQRCAELYTHQMSTETAMAMEVGKNSLLPDAPRDSPLQPDQSGIPVTSFVSLGGETNSENFVLSGKSSQLLSQNSPLTGKTSKTSQFCESSNNTGRLKTNLPGSKSPDPKEILQSETEIHNGLPVTSQQHVDCHDNSPLQSKILPVSVESSGLNISEQVDICLEDTTSSVKQPPDGSSSLELNHAEEHETQPSRSEKVAGDSQEPSSLKEDGDSIFLTLSENGNCGEVALIAPEGDPVEDKRAVLSESVCSSVGGSHPESQNTSDRPGVDSSADVDAANIVSLKIIISDDPFVSSDTELNSAVSSISGENLPTIILSSPTKSPAKNGELVKCLSSEEAAGALTSAERTGDSASVEQSLLALKPEDSAVNAQSEGSVAFSASAPPCVSKDGGYIQLMPATSTTFGNSNNILIATCVTDPTALGTTVSQSNVVVLPGNSIPGTAQPPPPQLQTPPRSNSVFAVNQTVSPSFSQGSAIIIASPVQPVLQGMVGMIPVSVVGQNGNTFPAPPQQVLHMPLAAPVCSRSIPQFPIPPKSQKTQGLRNKPCTGKQVNNLVDSSSHLVGCHAQRTEVSDKNMATDLGKKLEEIMVPFSLESVVPASKPFESHRRVLCFDSTASVANTQGTNHKAVSQNKERNDISLPNLESPTVSSTSKAPSNNALKRDREKPPLPKILSKSETPNSRHSTTKETQSEKKVPPTEIVLESFHKTTANKENELCSDVERQKNPETSKLSNGQQNGGIRNEKTVTSLQELTKKQGTSSSSKNVISVGAAGKDPKQEQTKCAASLVNPLTKPGSEMLQDGQWHSPVSRLPDSSDSPVPRTAGLGAGDKHKEEPRDGIKVPSSRRFGEDSSTAKVMVPPVTPDLPACSPASETGSENSVNMAAHTLMILSRAAISRTASTTPLKDNTQQQFRASSRSATKKRKIEELDERERTSRTSNKSLANSSLPMKKKKIKKKKLPSSFPAGMDVDKFLLSLHYDE; this is encoded by the exons gTTACTTGCAACAGGAAAACCTCACTTCTACCTGCCagacttttattttggaaagttcaaatttaaaagaatatgccGAACATTGTACAGATGAAGGTTTTATCCCAGCCTGCTTACTG tccttGTTTGGAAAAAACTTGACAACAATTCTGAATGAATATGTAGCTATGAAAGCAAAAG AAACATCAAATGATGTTCCAGCAATTATGTCATCTCTGTGGAAGAAGTTAGACCATACGCTTTCCCAGATCAg GAGCATGCAAAGTTCCCCAGGGTTTGTTGCCAGTCAGAGAG TCCGAACAAGAAGTGGAATTGCagaaatcaaaaggcagagaaagctCGCATCTCAAGCGGCTCCCGTCAATTCAGAGTTGCTGACTTTAGCATATCTTTCAGGACAATGTCCTGCTACTACTCCTTCAACAGCCACACAGCTTGTCCGGTCAGCTGGCCAGATTACAGCTCCTGTGAGGTCAAATTTTGTAGTGGTTAACCATTCACAGTCACAAGACACTGTGGCCA CTGGAGAGTCTTTAAGTATCATTCCTGGTCCTCAGGAAAGGAAAACTCAAGCCAGTGTAATGTCTCCTGCTAGACGCAAAAG tgAATCTCAAAAGAAAAGTAACACTCTGTCTGGGCCTCATTCAACAATACGGAATTTCCAGGATCCAAATGCATTTGCAGTAGAAAAA CAAATGGTTATTGAAAATGCAcgagaaaaaatattaagtaacaaATCTCTTCAAGAAAAGCTTgcagaaaacattaataaatttctGACTAG TGACAGCAATATTGCTCAAATACCTAAGCAAACAGAGAGCAACCCTACAGAACCAGAGACTTCAATTGATGAGCTCCTGGGACTTCAG AGTGAAATCCATATGTCTGAGGAGGCTATCCAGGACATACTGGAGCAGACAGAATCAGATCCGGCATTTCAGGCACTTTTTGATCTCTTTGACTATG GTAAATCCAAGAATAATAAACAGATATCCCAAGGCATTTGCAGTCCACATCTGGACACCAATCCCAGTGTAGTGTTAGCAGATGAAACTAATCTAGCAGTTAAAGGTTCTTTTGAATCAGAACAATCTG GTGATCAGTCTGGGCAGCCCCCATTTTGTACATCCTATCAAAATGAAGACACATCCAATGCCTTGAAGAATGGCAGCAACCACGATGAGCTTAGACCAGAAGCACAGGAACACTTTCCTCAGATAGGCTCTAGCGTCcagaaaaaggcatttaaaacgGGTGTACCTAATGAACAGAAGTGTAACCTCGATATTTCCTTTGAATCTGTGCCTCATTTGAATGACTTTAACCAAAGAGTAAATTCTGATGCCGAATGTAATCAGCGTTGTGCCGAATTATACACCCATCAGATGTCCACTGAAACCGCCATGGCAATGGAGGTCGGAAAGAATTCTCTCTTGCCGGATGCGCCACGTGATTCTCCATTACAGCCTGATCAGTCTGGTATACCAGTAACGTCATTTGTTTCCCTCGGGGGGGAAACTAACAGTGAAAACTTCGTTCTCTCTGGGAAGAGTTCTCAGCTTTTATCCCAAAATAGTCCATTAACTGGAAAGACATCTAAAACAAGTCAGTTTTGTGAAAGCTCTAACAACACAGGAAGACTTAAAACTAACCTCCCTGGTTCTAAGTCACCAGACCCTAAAGAGATTCTGCAGAGTGAAACTGAGATTCACAACGGATTGCCGGTCACATCACAACAACATGTGGATTGCCATGATAATTCTCCACTTCAAAGCAAGATATTACCTGTATCGGTTGAAAGTTCAGGTTTAAATATATCCGAACAAGTAGACATTTGTCTGGAAGATACAACATCTTCGGTTAAACAGCCGCCTGATGGTTCATCATCTCTTGAGTTAAATCACGCGGAAGAACATGAAACTCAGCCCTCAAGGTCTGAGAAAGTTGCTGGTGATTCGCAAGAGCCTTCATCTTTAAAAGAAGATGGAGATAGTATTTTTCTCACTTTAAGTGAGAATGGTAACTGTGGGGAAGTTGCATTGATTGCTCCAGAAGGTGATCCTGTAGAAGATAAACGTGCTGTTCTGTCAGAATCTGTGTGTTCTTCAGTGGGAGGTTCTCACCCTGAGTCCCAGAACACCAGTGACAGACCTGGTGTTGACAGCTCAGCAGACGTGGATGCAGCAAatattgtctctctcaaaattatcATTAGTGACGATCCATTTGTTTCCTCAGATACTGAACTGAACAGTGCTGTTTCTAGTATCAGTGGGGAGAACCTGCCGACTATAATACTGTCCTCTCCCACTAAGTCCCCTGCCAAAAATGGAGAATTGGTTAAGTGCCTGTCTTCAGAAGAAGCTGCAGGCGCTCTCACATCTGCGGAAAGAACAGGGGATTCAGCATCGGTGGAACAGAGCCTCTTGGCCCTCAAACCCGAAGACTCCGCAGTGAATGCTCAGAGTGAAGGCAGCGTTGCTTTTTCAGCCAGTGCCCCACCGTGCGTCTCCAAGGATGGCGGATACATACAGTTGATGCCAGCTACAAGCACAACTTTTGGAAATTCAAATAACATTCTGATAGCTACATGCGTGACTGATCCAACAGCCTTAGGAACCACTGTCAGTCAGTCTAATGTGGTGGTGTTGCCTGGAAATTCCATACCTGGGACTGCTCAGCCCCCGCCGCCTCAGTTACAGACACCGCCAAGGTCAAACAGTGTATTTGCTGTCAATCAAACCGTGTCACCCAGCTTTTCACAAG gatctGCCATCATAATTGCCTCTCCTGTCCAACCTGTACTCCAAGGAATGGTGGGGATGATCCCTGTATCTGTGGTTGGACAGAATGGAAATACCTTTCCTGCTCCTCCTCAGCAG GTCCTTCATATGCCTTTGGCGGCACCTGTATGCAGTAGAAGTATCCCTCAATTCCCCATCCCTCCAAAGTCTCAGAAGACTCAGGGACTGAGAAACAAGCCTTGTACAG GAAAGCAGGTAAATAATTTGGTGGATTCGTCTAGTCATTTAGTTGGATGTCATGCACAAAG aactGAAGTGTCTGACAAGAATATGGCCACCGATCTCGggaaaaaattggaagaaatcaTGGTTCCCTTCTCATTAGAGAGTGTAGTTCCAGCTAGCAAACCATTTGAAAGCCACAGACGTGTGCTCTGTTTTGACAGCACTGCTTCTGTGGCGAATACACAGGGCACAAACCATAAGGCGGTGTCCCAAAACAAGGAAAGGAATGACATTTCACTTCCTAATCTCGAGTCACCCACTGTGTCCTCCACCTCCAAGGCCCCTTCTAATAATGCTCTCAAAAGAGACCGAGAGAAACCTCCTTTGCCTAAGATTTTATCTAAATCAGAAACTCCCAATAGCCGACATAGCACCACAAAAGAAACTCAGTCAGAAAAGAAAGTCCCACCGACAGAAATTGTACTTGAATCTTTCCATAAAACAACAGCTAATAAGGAGAATGAATTATGCAGCGATGTCGAAAGGCAGAAAAATCCCGAAACTTCAAAACTGTCAAATGGGCAGCAAAATGGGGGTATACGGAATGAGAAAACCGTAACTTCACTGCAAGAACTGACCAAAAAACAAGGCACGTCCTCAAGTAGTAAAAATGTCATTTCGGTAGGTGCAGCTGGGAAGGATCCAAAGCAAGAACAAACTAAATGTGCCGCTTCTTTGGTTAACCCGCTAACCAAACCTGGCTCAGAAATGCTGCAGGATGGTCAGTGGCACAGCCCAGTAAGTAGGCTCCCTGATAGCTCTGACTCCCCTGTACCCCGGACAGCGGGCTTGGGGGCAGGGGACAAACATAAAGAAGAACCTAGAGATGGGATCAAGGTCCCCTCCAGTAGGCGTTTTGGTGAAGACAGTAGCACAGCCAAAGTCATGGTCCCTCCTGTCACCCCAGACCTGCCTGCCTGCAGCCCTGCCAGCGAGACAGGGAGTGAGAACAGTGTGAACATGGCTGCCCACACACTGATGATTCTGTCCCGGGCTGCCATCTCCAGGACCGCCTCGACAACTCCCCTGAAAGACAACACACAACAACAATTCAGAGCATCTTCGAGGAGCGCCACCAAAAAGCGGAAGATTGAGGAATTAGATGAACGCGAACGAACCTCCCGTACTTCCAATAAAAGTCTTGCAAATTCGTCACTAccgatgaagaagaagaaaattaag aaaaagaagcTACCCAGTTCATTTCCAGCTGGAATGGATGTGGACAAATTTTTGTTATCATTGCATTATGATGAGTAA
- the LOC106983952 gene encoding protein NPAT isoform X1 has protein sequence MLLPSDIARLVLGYLQQENLTSTCQTFILESSNLKEYAEHCTDEGFIPACLLSLFGKNLTTILNEYVAMKAKETSNDVPAIMSSLWKKLDHTLSQIRSMQSSPGFVASQRVRTRSGIAEIKRQRKLASQAAPVNSELLTLAYLSGQCPATTPSTATQLVRSAGQITAPVRSNFVVVNHSQSQDTVATGESLSIIPGPQERKTQASVMSPARRKSESQKKSNTLSGPHSTIRNFQDPNAFAVEKQMVIENAREKILSNKSLQEKLAENINKFLTSDSNIAQIPKQTESNPTEPETSIDELLGLQSEIHMSEEAIQDILEQTESDPAFQALFDLFDYGKSKNNKQISQGICSPHLDTNPSVVLADETNLAVKGSFESEQSGDQSGQPPFCTSYQNEDTSNALKNGSNHDELRPEAQEHFPQIGSSVQKKAFKTGVPNEQKCNLDISFESVPHLNDFNQRVNSDAECNQRCAELYTHQMSTETAMAMEVGKNSLLPDAPRDSPLQPDQSGIPVTSFVSLGGETNSENFVLSGKSSQLLSQNSPLTGKTSKTSQFCESSNNTGRLKTNLPGSKSPDPKEILQSETEIHNGLPVTSQQHVDCHDNSPLQSKILPVSVESSGLNISEQVDICLEDTTSSVKQPPDGSSSLELNHAEEHETQPSRSEKVAGDSQEPSSLKEDGDSIFLTLSENGNCGEVALIAPEGDPVEDKRAVLSESVCSSVGGSHPESQNTSDRPGVDSSADVDAANIVSLKIIISDDPFVSSDTELNSAVSSISGENLPTIILSSPTKSPAKNGELVKCLSSEEAAGALTSAERTGDSASVEQSLLALKPEDSAVNAQSEGSVAFSASAPPCVSKDGGYIQLMPATSTTFGNSNNILIATCVTDPTALGTTVSQSNVVVLPGNSIPGTAQPPPPQLQTPPRSNSVFAVNQTVSPSFSQGSAIIIASPVQPVLQGMVGMIPVSVVGQNGNTFPAPPQQVLHMPLAAPVCSRSIPQFPIPPKSQKTQGLRNKPCTGKQVNNLVDSSSHLVGCHAQRTEVSDKNMATDLGKKLEEIMVPFSLESVVPASKPFESHRRVLCFDSTASVANTQGTNHKAVSQNKERNDISLPNLESPTVSSTSKAPSNNALKRDREKPPLPKILSKSETPNSRHSTTKETQSEKKVPPTEIVLESFHKTTANKENELCSDVERQKNPETSKLSNGQQNGGIRNEKTVTSLQELTKKQGTSSSSKNVISVGAAGKDPKQEQTKCAASLVNPLTKPGSEMLQDGQWHSPVSRLPDSSDSPVPRTAGLGAGDKHKEEPRDGIKVPSSRRFGEDSSTAKVMVPPVTPDLPACSPASETGSENSVNMAAHTLMILSRAAISRTASTTPLKDNTQQQFRASSRSATKKRKIEELDERERTSRTSNKSLANSSLPMKKKKIKASLKVLISKPHLCPSFSAHSRDLCVFARAP, from the exons gTTACTTGCAACAGGAAAACCTCACTTCTACCTGCCagacttttattttggaaagttcaaatttaaaagaatatgccGAACATTGTACAGATGAAGGTTTTATCCCAGCCTGCTTACTG tccttGTTTGGAAAAAACTTGACAACAATTCTGAATGAATATGTAGCTATGAAAGCAAAAG AAACATCAAATGATGTTCCAGCAATTATGTCATCTCTGTGGAAGAAGTTAGACCATACGCTTTCCCAGATCAg GAGCATGCAAAGTTCCCCAGGGTTTGTTGCCAGTCAGAGAG TCCGAACAAGAAGTGGAATTGCagaaatcaaaaggcagagaaagctCGCATCTCAAGCGGCTCCCGTCAATTCAGAGTTGCTGACTTTAGCATATCTTTCAGGACAATGTCCTGCTACTACTCCTTCAACAGCCACACAGCTTGTCCGGTCAGCTGGCCAGATTACAGCTCCTGTGAGGTCAAATTTTGTAGTGGTTAACCATTCACAGTCACAAGACACTGTGGCCA CTGGAGAGTCTTTAAGTATCATTCCTGGTCCTCAGGAAAGGAAAACTCAAGCCAGTGTAATGTCTCCTGCTAGACGCAAAAG tgAATCTCAAAAGAAAAGTAACACTCTGTCTGGGCCTCATTCAACAATACGGAATTTCCAGGATCCAAATGCATTTGCAGTAGAAAAA CAAATGGTTATTGAAAATGCAcgagaaaaaatattaagtaacaaATCTCTTCAAGAAAAGCTTgcagaaaacattaataaatttctGACTAG TGACAGCAATATTGCTCAAATACCTAAGCAAACAGAGAGCAACCCTACAGAACCAGAGACTTCAATTGATGAGCTCCTGGGACTTCAG AGTGAAATCCATATGTCTGAGGAGGCTATCCAGGACATACTGGAGCAGACAGAATCAGATCCGGCATTTCAGGCACTTTTTGATCTCTTTGACTATG GTAAATCCAAGAATAATAAACAGATATCCCAAGGCATTTGCAGTCCACATCTGGACACCAATCCCAGTGTAGTGTTAGCAGATGAAACTAATCTAGCAGTTAAAGGTTCTTTTGAATCAGAACAATCTG GTGATCAGTCTGGGCAGCCCCCATTTTGTACATCCTATCAAAATGAAGACACATCCAATGCCTTGAAGAATGGCAGCAACCACGATGAGCTTAGACCAGAAGCACAGGAACACTTTCCTCAGATAGGCTCTAGCGTCcagaaaaaggcatttaaaacgGGTGTACCTAATGAACAGAAGTGTAACCTCGATATTTCCTTTGAATCTGTGCCTCATTTGAATGACTTTAACCAAAGAGTAAATTCTGATGCCGAATGTAATCAGCGTTGTGCCGAATTATACACCCATCAGATGTCCACTGAAACCGCCATGGCAATGGAGGTCGGAAAGAATTCTCTCTTGCCGGATGCGCCACGTGATTCTCCATTACAGCCTGATCAGTCTGGTATACCAGTAACGTCATTTGTTTCCCTCGGGGGGGAAACTAACAGTGAAAACTTCGTTCTCTCTGGGAAGAGTTCTCAGCTTTTATCCCAAAATAGTCCATTAACTGGAAAGACATCTAAAACAAGTCAGTTTTGTGAAAGCTCTAACAACACAGGAAGACTTAAAACTAACCTCCCTGGTTCTAAGTCACCAGACCCTAAAGAGATTCTGCAGAGTGAAACTGAGATTCACAACGGATTGCCGGTCACATCACAACAACATGTGGATTGCCATGATAATTCTCCACTTCAAAGCAAGATATTACCTGTATCGGTTGAAAGTTCAGGTTTAAATATATCCGAACAAGTAGACATTTGTCTGGAAGATACAACATCTTCGGTTAAACAGCCGCCTGATGGTTCATCATCTCTTGAGTTAAATCACGCGGAAGAACATGAAACTCAGCCCTCAAGGTCTGAGAAAGTTGCTGGTGATTCGCAAGAGCCTTCATCTTTAAAAGAAGATGGAGATAGTATTTTTCTCACTTTAAGTGAGAATGGTAACTGTGGGGAAGTTGCATTGATTGCTCCAGAAGGTGATCCTGTAGAAGATAAACGTGCTGTTCTGTCAGAATCTGTGTGTTCTTCAGTGGGAGGTTCTCACCCTGAGTCCCAGAACACCAGTGACAGACCTGGTGTTGACAGCTCAGCAGACGTGGATGCAGCAAatattgtctctctcaaaattatcATTAGTGACGATCCATTTGTTTCCTCAGATACTGAACTGAACAGTGCTGTTTCTAGTATCAGTGGGGAGAACCTGCCGACTATAATACTGTCCTCTCCCACTAAGTCCCCTGCCAAAAATGGAGAATTGGTTAAGTGCCTGTCTTCAGAAGAAGCTGCAGGCGCTCTCACATCTGCGGAAAGAACAGGGGATTCAGCATCGGTGGAACAGAGCCTCTTGGCCCTCAAACCCGAAGACTCCGCAGTGAATGCTCAGAGTGAAGGCAGCGTTGCTTTTTCAGCCAGTGCCCCACCGTGCGTCTCCAAGGATGGCGGATACATACAGTTGATGCCAGCTACAAGCACAACTTTTGGAAATTCAAATAACATTCTGATAGCTACATGCGTGACTGATCCAACAGCCTTAGGAACCACTGTCAGTCAGTCTAATGTGGTGGTGTTGCCTGGAAATTCCATACCTGGGACTGCTCAGCCCCCGCCGCCTCAGTTACAGACACCGCCAAGGTCAAACAGTGTATTTGCTGTCAATCAAACCGTGTCACCCAGCTTTTCACAAG gatctGCCATCATAATTGCCTCTCCTGTCCAACCTGTACTCCAAGGAATGGTGGGGATGATCCCTGTATCTGTGGTTGGACAGAATGGAAATACCTTTCCTGCTCCTCCTCAGCAG GTCCTTCATATGCCTTTGGCGGCACCTGTATGCAGTAGAAGTATCCCTCAATTCCCCATCCCTCCAAAGTCTCAGAAGACTCAGGGACTGAGAAACAAGCCTTGTACAG GAAAGCAGGTAAATAATTTGGTGGATTCGTCTAGTCATTTAGTTGGATGTCATGCACAAAG aactGAAGTGTCTGACAAGAATATGGCCACCGATCTCGggaaaaaattggaagaaatcaTGGTTCCCTTCTCATTAGAGAGTGTAGTTCCAGCTAGCAAACCATTTGAAAGCCACAGACGTGTGCTCTGTTTTGACAGCACTGCTTCTGTGGCGAATACACAGGGCACAAACCATAAGGCGGTGTCCCAAAACAAGGAAAGGAATGACATTTCACTTCCTAATCTCGAGTCACCCACTGTGTCCTCCACCTCCAAGGCCCCTTCTAATAATGCTCTCAAAAGAGACCGAGAGAAACCTCCTTTGCCTAAGATTTTATCTAAATCAGAAACTCCCAATAGCCGACATAGCACCACAAAAGAAACTCAGTCAGAAAAGAAAGTCCCACCGACAGAAATTGTACTTGAATCTTTCCATAAAACAACAGCTAATAAGGAGAATGAATTATGCAGCGATGTCGAAAGGCAGAAAAATCCCGAAACTTCAAAACTGTCAAATGGGCAGCAAAATGGGGGTATACGGAATGAGAAAACCGTAACTTCACTGCAAGAACTGACCAAAAAACAAGGCACGTCCTCAAGTAGTAAAAATGTCATTTCGGTAGGTGCAGCTGGGAAGGATCCAAAGCAAGAACAAACTAAATGTGCCGCTTCTTTGGTTAACCCGCTAACCAAACCTGGCTCAGAAATGCTGCAGGATGGTCAGTGGCACAGCCCAGTAAGTAGGCTCCCTGATAGCTCTGACTCCCCTGTACCCCGGACAGCGGGCTTGGGGGCAGGGGACAAACATAAAGAAGAACCTAGAGATGGGATCAAGGTCCCCTCCAGTAGGCGTTTTGGTGAAGACAGTAGCACAGCCAAAGTCATGGTCCCTCCTGTCACCCCAGACCTGCCTGCCTGCAGCCCTGCCAGCGAGACAGGGAGTGAGAACAGTGTGAACATGGCTGCCCACACACTGATGATTCTGTCCCGGGCTGCCATCTCCAGGACCGCCTCGACAACTCCCCTGAAAGACAACACACAACAACAATTCAGAGCATCTTCGAGGAGCGCCACCAAAAAGCGGAAGATTGAGGAATTAGATGAACGCGAACGAACCTCCCGTACTTCCAATAAAAGTCTTGCAAATTCGTCACTAccgatgaagaagaagaaaattaaggcaAGTTTGAAAGTCTTAATTTCAAAACCACACCTTTGCCCTTCGTTCAGTGCTCACAGTAGAGACCTCTGCGTTTTTGCCAGAGCTCCCTAA